Part of the Tidjanibacter massiliensis genome is shown below.
GCCCGACCCGCTTTGCAAATGCGGACCGCAGGACGGCAACCGCCGCGACAAGAGGCTGCAAACCCCCTGGACTATCTGATGACAAAGTTATAAAAACTTATGTCATATCTTTCATTCCGGCCGACCGCTTTCGGAACGGTCTCCCTAAGCATCGGAAAGCCAACAAGGATACCAAGCGTCGGGATTCGGAACAGAGGCACCCTCCCGCCGCAACGACCGGACACCGACACCGGACATAACGCCACGGTGTACCATGACAATGCACCGTCCGAATCTTCCCCATTGCCGACACTCCCCCGTATAGGGAGAGACCGGCCTATTCGAAGGATATCGTATAGGGCATCAGCGCCATCACTCCGTCCTCCCGAAGCGTACGGCTGAGCATATCGTAATGCACGAACGCCTCGCCGAGTTCACCGTGCACGCAGGCCGCGGAGAAGCGCTGCATCCGTGCAGAGAACATCGAAAGGAATGCGGCAAACGAATCGGGTTCGGAAAGTATCTCGTACACCCGGAAATCGGCGGCGATACCGGCCCGGTCAGCAGCCAGCGCCACCGCATCCGAAAGGCCGCCGAAACCGTCCACGAGGCCGTTCTTTTTAGCTTCCGTTCCGAGCCATACCCTGCCCTGACCTATCTCATCGACCTGCTCGAAGGTCATGTTCCGGCCTGCGGCCACATGCTCGACAAAAGTACCGTAGGTCTTCTCGACCTGCCCCTGTAGGAATGCACGTTCGGCCGGCATCAACGGCCGCGCGATGCTGCCCATATCGGCATAAGCGTTGGTCTTGGCCACATCCACCGTAATGCCCACCTTGTCGCGCAGCGTCTTTTCCAGATTGAGTTTCATTCCGAACACACCGATGGAACCTGTCTGCGTGGTGCGGTCGGCGAGTATCACATCGGCCGGAGCGGAGATGTAATAACCTCCCGAAGCCGCCACACCGCCCATGGAGACCACAACGGGCTTCACCTCGCGGCAAAGTTCCATTTCGCGCCACACCACATCCGAAGCGAGAGCGCTTCCGCCCGGGGAATTGACCCGAAGTACGACCGCCTTTACACCGTTGTCCTCACGGGCCTGGGCTATCTGGTCGGCCAACGTGGCACCTCCCACCGCACCGGGATAACTCTCGCCGTCCACGATTTGTCCGTCGGCATATATCAGGGCCACTTTGTTTTTGGAGACTTTACGGGCATGTACGGCCCGTGCCGCTATGTAATCGCCGAGGGAGACGGCATTGAAATCGGTATGTTCCGACACGGAAGCGGCCGAAAGTTCCTCTCCGCGGCAGAGGGCGGAGAGCATGTCCGCCATCTCGTCCCGATAGAGAACACCGTCCACGAAACCGAACCGCAAGGCATCATCCGGTTCACGCACCGCCATCTCCTCCGCATATTGCCGGAGCTTATCGGCCGGTATGCCGCGGGATTCGGAAATATCCGCCAGCATGACATCCCACAGGGAATTGACGAGGGTGGTCATCTGCAAACGGTTGGCCGGACTCATCCGGTCGGTGATATAGGGCTCCACCGCCGACTTGAACGTACCGTGCCGGATAATTTCAACGTCTACTCCGAGTTTATCGAGCAACCCTTTATAAAACATTACATTGGCTGCAACTCCCCGCCAGTCCATGAACCCTTCCGGATGAATGAACACCCTGTCGGCGGCGGAAGAGAGCCAGTAGGCCGGCTGCGAATAAACTTCGTTGTAAGCTACAACGAACTTGCCCGACTCCTTGAAACGCAGCAACTCGCTACGCAGCTCCTCCATATTGCCGTAATTGACCGCACCCGAACCCGCTATATTGATATATATCCCCTTGATATTGGGGTCCGAAGCGGCAAGCCGGACAGCATCGGTCACCTCGAGCATCGTATTGGAAGTCTCCAACCTTCTCCTGTTCACGTCGAAAGCCCCGAACCGGTTATCCGGAGAATCGACTATCCCGGAACGAAAATCCACCACGAGGACGGCATCCGAAGGAACATACACTTGCCGCTGTCCGAAGGAGGCGGCAATCCCTCCTATAATCGAAAACAGCACGAACCACATCAGCACCGTTCCCACGAAAAACGCCAGCAAAGCGGCTCCGAAAGTCTTGAAAAAATTCTTCATCTTCGTTATATTTATATTTATTGCATGCAATAGGAAAGTCTACAAAATTACAAGATAATTTTCTTATACTTATCGTAATTCGATATTTTTTTATTAAGTAACAAACAACTCCGTGCCTTTGAATCTCCTTCTCATCACGAATCGGTTCTATTTGCCCCAACCGAACCGTTGCGCAAACGCATACCGGGTTTCCGCCGGACGTTTGTCTCCGGTCCGAAGCGGATGTTTCATATATTCCCGCATTGCATCTGCAAACGGGTACCGACGTGTCGTCAGACGACCGTTTTCGGCTCTCATCGAATATATTCCGTCATTTCGCTTCAAACGAACCGCTTCGCAAGCGTACACCGGACATGCACTTTCGTATCTCAGCGAATATAATTTTGTTATATTTGTATCGTTGTTACAATAAAACCGAACACCAATGACTGAATACGAAAACAGGATAAAATCGGTACTCGGCGGCATCGTGCATCCGGAAACGGGAGAAGATATCGTTTCATCGGGTATCGTCGAGCATATCACGGCCAACGGACAGGATGCAGTCATCACCCTCGCCTTCCGCAAACGGCGCGACCCGTTCGCCAACTCCATCAAACGGCAGGTAACAGCGGCAGTGACCGAAGCATTCCCCGAATTGGCCGGCAAGATAGCCGTTACGGAAAAGGAAGAGGCTCCGGCACCGCCCGTAAAAGAGAAAGTATCCTCCACGGCTGGCATACGACATATCCTCGCAATCGCCTCCGGCAAGGGAGGAGTCGGCAAATCGACCGTCACGGCCAACCTGGCCGTAACGCTACGCGACATGGGTTACAGCGTCGGAATACTCGATGCGGATATCTACGGACCCTCCATGCCGAAGATGTTCGGCGTTGAAGGATATACGCCGCAGGCAATTCTCCGCGACGAACAGGAGTACATCCTGCCGGCCGAAACCGGAGGCATCAAAATCGCCTCGATAGGTTTTTTCATCTCGCCCGACGACGCTCTTATCTGGCGCGGCCCCATGGCGACGACCGCCCTGAAGCAACTGCTCCATCAGACGCTTTGGGAAGGACTGGACTATCTGCTCATCGACCTCCCTCCCGGAACGGGGGATGTCCACCTTTCGGTAGTCGGAGAGGTAAAGGTAAACGGAGCCATCGTGGTTTCCACACCCCAGCAGGTGGCCGTGGCCGACGTGCGGCGCGGCGTGAACATGTTCCGCGCAGAGGGCATCGACGTACCCGTACTCGGTATCATCGAAAACATGGCCTGGTTCACTCCGGCGGAACTCCCGAACAACCGGTACTACCTGTTCGGAAAGGGGGGAGCACGGAACATGGCCCGTACCGAAGGCATCGATTTTCTCGGAGATATTCCTATCGTCCAATCGGTTATGGAAGGTGGTGAGAACGGAACGCCGGCAGTATCCATCCATCCGGAAGTAAAAAAATACTATCGGGAGATAGCGGACAAGATTGTCGAAAAGCTGGAAAAAACCGACCGCTGAGTGTTGAAAAGCGAGAAAGAAACTGTTCGCAAATGTTGAAAGATTCCCCCTTTTCCAGCTGGGAAATGCCGTCAATCCGTATATACGGGAATACGAAGGAAAAAAACAAGGAAAATCTTTCATCGGCCGTTACGGAATTATCGACAGCATCTGCACACGGGCAGGCATCCGTTTTGCCGCTGTCGATATGTTGATAACATTATGAACAGCTATTGACAACTCCGCCGCTTCCCTCCGCCGGACGCATCCTCTCCTTGCGACACACAAGATAGGGAGAAAGGCACCGACAAACGGACGGACAAGACATGATGAAGACGGAAAACGGAAAAATGCCGCCCTATCTGAAAGTTACATGGCTGTTTTTCAGTAATATATATACAAAAAACTGAAAGACACATGGATAAAGCGAAGTCATGCGGACACTTTCCTACCGGGAGCAATGTTGATAATTTTTGGCAATTTGTCCGGAAAGCGGAATATAAGGAGTTATCAACATTATGAACAGGCTTTATTATTGTTATTTTCTTTTTAAGATTTAATTAAGAAATAAATAAAAAAATAAAAAGATGGCTGACAACACGACTCTGGCGGATAAGATAGCGGCGTTGAAAAGAGAGAAGAACGCCGTGATTCTCGCTCATTACTATACGCGGCCCGAAGTGCAGCAGGTGGCGGATTTCATCGGGGATTCCCTCGCACTTTCCCAGGCCGCAGCGGCGACCGATGCGGACATTATCCTTTTTGCGGGCGTCTATTTCATGGCCGAGACGGCCAAGGTGCTGTCGCCGGGGAAAAAGGTGCTGATACCCGACCCGGCTGCCGGGTGTTCCCTGGCCGATTCTTGCAGCGCTGCGGATTTCCGCAGGTTCCGCGAACGGTATCCCGACCATAAGGTGGTGGCCTATGTCAATACCTCGGTTGAGGTGAAGGCACTGACAGATATCTGTTGTACCTCGTCCAACGCCGTGAAAATCATCCGGGCGCTGGAGGGACAGAAGATACTGTTCGCCCCGGACCGCAATCTTGGGGATTACCTGAAGCGGGTGACCGGCCGCGACGACATCGTGTTGTGGGACGGAGCGTGTCATGTGCATGAGAAATTCTCGCTCGAAAAGATTCTCGAACTGAAAAGGGAACATCCGGACGCCAAGGTGCTTGCCCATCCCGAATGCAAGAAACCGGTGCTGCTGGCTGCCGATTTTGTGGGGAGTACGGCGGCTATCATTGATTACGTAGGTTCCGATGGCGGGAAGAAGTATATCATCGTAACCGAATCGGGTATCTTGTTCGAACTGCAGGAGAAGTATCCGGAAATCGATTTTATTCCGGCTCCTCCGACGGATTCCACCTGCGGATGCAACGACTGCGAATATATGAAACTCGTGACGCTCCCGAAGATATACGATGCGCTTGTGAACGAATCTCCCGAAGTCGTGATTGACGAGGAGGTGAGGCGCCGGGCCGAGGGCTCTATCCGCAACATGCTCGGCATGTCGAAATAGGGCCGTCTTTTTCGTGCCGCACTGCCGGAGCGGAGGGACGTGCCGTTTTCTTCCGGGAGAAAAAGACGTTTGTGCCATGACACTGGAAACGGTAAGAAACAGGATAAGGTTTTACAGGGATTTTCCGAAGGAGGGCATCCTGTTCATTGATTTGCTGCCGCTGCTGGGCGATTCGGATATATTCGCCTGGGTAGTCCGGGAGATAGCCGTGCGTATCTCCTCTCCGAATGTGGCGGTTCCCGAGGCCCGTGGTTTTCTCTTCGCCTCGCCGCTGCTTACCGTACCCGGCGGGGTAAAAAGTCTTCTGATATTTCGCAAAAGCGGGAAATTGCCGGCCCGGGCCGATGATTTGGTGAAGATACCGATAGAGAAGGAGTATGGCGACGACAGTCTCTATTTCCGTAAATCCGATTTGAAAGCGGCACGGACGGAGGACGGTTCGGTGGAGGTGACCGTTTTTGACGATGTATTGGCTACCGGTGGGACGGCCGAGGGGATGGCTTTGGAGCTGAACAGGCTGACTGTCGAAACGGCTGCCGGCCTGTTGCCGGTACGGGTACGGGAATTTGTCTTTCTTGCAGAGATAGCGGATATCGGAGCCCGTTCCCGGCTTGAACGGATTGCTCCTGTCGAATCGTTGCTGCGTTTCTGATTGGGCGGTGCGTCCTCCCTTCCGGAACTTCCGGAGATGGGGAATGTACGGATGTTCCGGTCTTTTAGCCGGTATGTCCGGGCGGGAACCGTGCAGAAAGCCCGGGTGCTGGAGCAGGCGTAATGTTACCGGCAGCTTGAATGGAAAGAAATACCCGAAAAAACTGAAGTTTTTTCGGGTATTTCGTATTGCCGTCGTCCGGTTTTCGTTATTCCGGCATCTTTGCCGGATGGAAGAACTCTGTTACGGCCTGTTCGAATCTCGCTACGGTCTTTTCAATGGTATCGTAGGATTTGCCTCCCGAGGCGTTCTTGTGTCCCCCTCCGTTGAAATATTTGGAAGCGAACAGGCTGACGTCCACATCTCCCCGCGAACGGAAGGAAATACGGATGAACTTGTGGGTTTCTATGAACATCGCGGACATCTGTACGGATGCAATCGAGAGTGGATAATTGACGAATCCCTCGCTGTCGCCTACTTGAAAGTCGAAACGCCTCATTTCATTCTCTTTCAATGCTATGTACGCTGCCCGTCCGTTCTCTATCATGCGCATCTTGTCGAGCAGCACATAGCCGAGCAGCCGCACTCTTCCTTCGCTGTAGGAGTTATAGACCTTCGAATTGATGTCGGGGATGTTGATTCCTTTCTCGATGAGTCCCGCAACGGCCCGGAACAGTCCCGGGGTGAGGAAACTGAAGGAGAAATTGCCGGTGTCGGTCATTATCCCGACGTAGAGCGACTCGGCCGCCTCCCGGTCGAATACGTCGAGTCCCGTCAGCCTTTCCGTTATCTGGTAGACCAGGTAGGAGGTGGAACAAGAGGTGGGGTCGGAGAATACCAATGTATATTCGTCCGTCGGCGGGTCGAGGTGATGGTCTATCAGTATCCTGACTGCTTTCCGGTTATCAATGATGTGACGGCTGAGATTTTCGAGCCGGTCTATCCGGTTGAAGTCGAGAAAGAAGATGATGTCGGCATTGTCCACCGCACCGATGGCCCGTTCGTTCTCCTCTTTGGCGATGATGACGTCCCGGATACCCGGCATCCAGGAGAGGAATCCGGGATATTTGTTTGGAACGAGGCACTGTACGTCATGGCCGAGCGAACGGAGCACTTTGGCCCAAGCGAGCGAAGAACCGATGGCGTCTCCGTCCGGATTGGTATGCGCCAGAATGGCGATGTGTTTCGGAGTGTCGGTTATGTATCCTTTCAGTATTTCGATTTTTTGTTCCAAATCTTTCATACACAAACAATTCTCTGCCTTCCTCTCACGTTTTTTCCTTGTCGCCGATAGACGAAGTTACGAATTTTACCCGAAATAAAAAATTCAGCGGTTTCCTCCCTGTCCGCTATCCTGTACGGCCGGAAAGCGGAACGATGCCTGCGGGGTTCTCCGAATGTGCGTCTGATACGAATGTATCGACGGATATTTTCGTATTTTTGCCGATGGGTCCCGCCGGATGGAGGCGGCCTGTCAAAAATATGGAAGTCATGCTCTATCCGTTAAAGTTCAAACCTATCCTGAAGTCCCAGATATGGGGGGGCGACAGGCTTGTGAAGGCAGGAAAGAGACTGCCCGCAAAATTGTCCGCTGCTGCCGGAAGTATCGGCGAAAGTTGGGAGATATCCGGTGTGGAAGGAGATGTTTCGGTAGTGTCCAACGGTTTTCTCAAGTCGAACAATCTGGAGGAGATAACCGAAGTCTATATGGGCGACCTGGTCGGAGAGAAGGTGTACGATACCTACGGACTGGAGTTTCCGGTATTGGTGAAGTTCATCGACGCGCACGATGTGTTGTCGGTGCAGGTGCATCCGGATGACGGACTCGCACGGGAGAGACACGGTAGTCGCGGCAAGACCGAGATGTGGTATGTGGCGGACTGCGAACCGGGAGCTTACCTGTATGTGGGTTTCAATCGTCCGGTAACGCGCGACGAGTATTTGCGGGCGGTTTCTGAGGGTACTCTGACCGACCTGCTGATGCGTTACGAGGTTCGGAAGGGAGATGCGTATTATATTCCGGCAGGTACGGTCCATGCAATAGGACCCGGACTGCTCATCGCCGAAATACAGGAGACTTCGGATATTACCTACCGTATATCGGATTGGGGTAGGCTCGGCAGGGACGGGAAGCCGCGGCAGCTCCATACGGCGGAGGCTACCGATGCGATAGATTTCAATTACGGAAAGGAGTATTTCAGGCCGGCCGTCGCAGCGCCCGGTAGTGTGAAAGAGATAGTTTCCACTCCTTTTTTCACGACCAACGTGATAGAGGTGGACGGAGAGGTGAGGCGCGACTACGCCTCGCTGGACAGTTTCGTGGCGTATATATGTACCGACGGGGCGCTTCGGGCGGATACCGATGGGGGCAGCGAAAAGCTTGCGGCTCTCGAGAGCCTTTTGCTTCCGGCCGAAATAGACGAAGCGGTCCTGTCCGGAAAGGGGACGCTTCTCGAAGTGTATATGGTATGATATGAACGCAGTCGGCGGTACGCACGTACCGCCGGTGGAATATTGTCGTTGGTATCGTTATGACTACGGAAGAGAGATACAGGGGCATCATCGGATGGTTTTCCGAAAATATGCCCGTCGCGGAGACCGAGCTGCATTACGGTTCCGCATATGAACTTCTGGTTGCTACCATCCTGTCGGCACAGTGTACCGACAAGCGGGTGAACATGACTACTCCGGCCCTGTTCGAACGTTTTCCTACTCCGCAGGTGATGGCCGAAGCCTCTGCGGAGGAGATATTTCCGTATATCAAGAGCATATCCTACCCGAACAACAAGGCGAAGAACCTTGCGGCGATGGCTCGGAAACTCGTGGACGATTTCGGAGGAGTGGTTCCGGACAGTGTGGAGGAGCTCCAGAAACTTCCCGGCGTGGGACGGAAGACAGCCAACGTGGTCGGTTCGGTGGTGTTTCACCGGGAGGTGATGGCAGTGGATACGCATGTTTTCCGCGTATCGCGCAGACTCGGACTGACCCGGAATGCCAAGACGCCCTTGCAGGCCGAACAGCAGCTTACGGCGCATATCCCTTCGTCGCTGTTGCCGAAAGCACACCATTGGCTGATACTCCACGGCCGTTATGTCTGTACGGCCCGCCGTCCGCAGTGCGATACCTGCGGCGTGCGCAAATGGTGCCGGAATCCGGTCGTTCCGGCGGAGAAGGGGTGAACCCTCCCCTTGTCTATTCATGGAGTTTGGGCTATCTTTGTGGGAACGTATCGACAAACCATACAATTTAAACGGAACAAACCGATGAATTTCGCAGAAGAACTGAAATGGCGCGGCATGGTGCACGACATGATTCCGGGCACCGAAGAGTATCTCAAACAGGGAATGGCCACGGCCTATCTCGGCTTCGACCCTACGGCCGATTCGCTGCATATAGGCCATCTGGTGGGCGTGATGATACTGCGGCATTTCCAGCGCTGCGGCCACCGGCCCATCGTCCTCATAGGGGGAGCAACGGGCATGATAGGTGACCCTTCGGGCAAATCGCTCGAACGCAATCTGCTCGACGAGGAGACGCTCCGTCACAACCAGGAGGCCATCAGACGGCAGCTCTCCAGGCTGATAGATTTCGATTCGTCCGCCCCGAATGCCGCCGTTCTGGTCAATAATTACGACTGGATGAAGGGGATGGGGTTCCTCGAATTTATCCGTGATATAGGCAAGCACATTACCGTCAACTACATGATGGCGAAGGATTCCGTGAAAAAGCGCTTCAACGGCGAGGGCGACGGCATGTCCTTTACGGAGTTCACCTACCAGCTCGTGCAGGGTTACGACTTCATGCAGCTTTACCGTAATTACGACTGTCGGCTGCAGTTGGGCGGTTCCGACCAATGGGGCAATATCACCACCGGTGTGGAGCTCATCCGCCGCATCGAGGACGGACAGGTGTACGGCATGACCTGTCCTCTTATCAAAAAGGCGGACGGTACGAAGTTCGGAAAGACCGAGAGCGGCAACGTATGGCTCGATGCCCGCTATACCTCTCCTTACAAGTTCTATCAGTTCTGGCTGAACGTGAGCGACGAGGATGCCAAAAGTTATATCAGGATATTTACGTTTCTTGACCGGGAGACCATCGAAGCCCTTGTTGCCGAACACGAGGCGGCACCGCATGAACGCAGGCTGCAGAAAACGCTCGCACGGGAGCTGACTTGCATGATTCACTCCCGGGAGGAGTACGACAAGGCCGTGGAGGCTTCTGCCATCCTGTTCGGGGGAGCTACTGCGGAGGCTTTGCACCGTCTCGATGAGCAAACGCTTCTGCAGGTTTTCGACGGCGTTCCGCAGTACAGGGTGAGCCGGTCGGCATTGGAGACGGGTATTTCGTTTCCGGAACTTTGCGTGGAGCGATGCCCCGTTTTTCCATCCAAAAGCGAACTTCGCAAGCTGATACAGGGGGGCGGAGTATCCATGAACAAGGAGAAGGTGGAGTCGCCGGAACGTATCGTCGATACCGGCGACCTCATAGCAGGTCGGTATCTCGTACTCCAGAAGGGGAAGAAAAACTATTTCCTGATAATCGCCGAATAGGTCGGCTGAATGTGATTTAAGAGAATCCGGGACGGAATGTGTTCTTTGTCCCGGATTTTTCGTACCTTTCAAACAAAGTATGCAGTAACGAACGGATACAGTTATGGGAAGAAGGTTCATTTTTACGGCGCTGCTGCTGTCGCTCTGCACAGCCGTTTCGGCGCAGGAACAGGTATCGGAGACCCGTTCCAATCTTGAGAGACACGTGCGTACGCTCGCTTCCGACCGGATGCTCGGCCGCCAGGCGGGTACCGACCAGGGGATGCTTGCGTCGTCCTATATCGTTTTTCAGTTTGAAGAGATGGGACTTCGTCCAGGTGCCGACGACGGCGAAGGGAAATCGTTCATGCAGCGTTTCGAGCGCTATTCGGGCAGGTATGCCAATGTAGTGGGATTCATTCCCGGCAGCGACCCCGAACTGCGCGATGAATATATCGTTCTGGGGGCGCATTACGACCATTTGGGATACCGTTTACGCGGCAGGGATACCGTGATATACCACGGTGCCGACGACAATGCTTCCGGTACGGCCGTATTGATAGAGGCGGCGCGTAAACTGATGGAGCGCGAGGGCGAGCTGAAACGCACGGTCATCATCGCTGCTTTCGATGCGGAAGAGATAGGGCTTTACGGTTCCGAAGCGATGGCCGCCAATATGGACATCGACAAGGTGAAGTTCATGGCCAGCATCGATATGGTGGGTTGGCTCCGGGAGGCGGGCTATCTCGAAATCGAACATGCCGGTTCGCTGGCCGGCTGGCAGGAGCTATTCGCATCCATTCCCTGCCCTGCCGGACTCCAGGTCAAACCGCTGAGCGACGGGGGGAGCCTGTTTACGGGTTCCGACCACGATTCGTTTACGGCTGAGAGCGTACCGGCGGTGTTGCTCACGACCGGTACGAAATCGCCCTACCATAAACCGGAAGATACGGCCGACAAGATAGATTACGAAGGATTGGAACTGATAACGGAGTATGTGGCGGCCATGGCGACGGAGCTGTCCGAATGCGACCGCATCGTACCGTCGGACAAATTGCTTAGGAAGCGGGAAGGTCCGCGGACGGTGGAGTTCGCCGTCAGCGGTTCGGTAGGTTCTTCGTACATGTATTACGGTAACGGGGCCGCCGTGAACGGTGCTCCGCGTTTTTCGTGGAATGCGGGAGCTTTCCTGCAGTTCAATATCAACGACGTCTTCGCCATCCGTCCGGAGGTGATTTATAACCACCGTACTTTCCGTTATCCGCAGCAGAACCCGTCGGGAGAGCTGATAGTGACCGATTCGTTCCGCAAGATGGTTTCGCCGACGCTGACCGTACCCGTCAATCTGTTGCTGAAGACGGCCGTGGACAGCGATTATTATATGTACGTGGGTGTGGGCGGTTATTACTCCTATGTGTTCGATACCCGGCTGGATGGCGAACCGATACCCTACAACCGGCACGAGGGAGGTATCTCGATGACCGTGGGATGGAATATCCGTCATGTGGGGGCGGCCTTCACGGGATATTATCCCCTTTCGCGGATGTCGTCCGAAATATTCGGTAAACGCGGTTTTTCGGCCTTTTTTACGATGTATTACAAGTTCTGACGGTCGGAAGGCGGAACGTGATTAACGGTAGTTGTAGATTTATGGGGCATGATGCTGTCGAAATAGATTTCGTGATGCCGTGGGTGGACGGCAGCGACCCGGCTTGGCGGGAGGAGTTTCTGAAATACCGGGCCCTTCAGGCTCCGCAGGGAGAGCCTGCATGTGATACGGGCATGGCAGCGGGTGTGGTCGATGTTTCCGAGGAGCGTTACCGCGACTGGGATACCCTGCGTTACTGGTTTCGCGGCGTGGAACGGTTCGCGCCCTGGGTGAACCGGATACATTTCATCACTTGGGGGTATCTGCCCGCGTGGCTCGATACCGCCCATCCGAAACTGCACGTCGTCCGTCATGCCGACTACATCCCCTCCCCTTATTTGCCTACCTTCAACTCCTGTCCCATCGAACTCAACATGCACCGCATCGAGGGATTGGCAGAGCACTTCGTCTATTTTAACGACGATACGTTTCTGTGTCGGCCTGTCGGTCCCGAACGCTTTTTTCTGAACGGACTGCCGAGGGACGCCGCCCGTCTGGCCGTCATTCCCGCCGAACGGGCCGGCCATAACGTCCTCGAATGCGTGGCGGTCATCAACCGCCGCTACGACAAGCGGGAGGTCGTGCGACGGAATGTGGGCAGGTGGTTCAACAGGTGTTATTCCGTGACCGACATGCTCAAGACGCTGACGCTCATGCCGTGGAGTTTCTTCCCCGGATTCAGGGATTTCCATATGCCCCAACCTTTCCTGAAAGAGACCTTCGTGAGATTATGGAACGAGGAAGCCGGGGCACTCGATGCAACGTGCCGCAGCCGGTTCCGTACGGCCACCGACCTCTCGCAGTGGCTCGTGCGCTACGAACAGCTTGCTTCCGGCCGATTCCGGCCGGTCGGCATGGGAGATACGAAACTGGCGACGCTTTCGGAGGGAGGCATGCCGGAATTGCGGCGTGATATCCTTTCCGGGAGATATGCCATGATATGTATGAACGACAGCAACGACATCCGCGATACGGGAGGCGTCCGCCGGGCACTCACCGATATTTTCGATGCGCTGTTGCCGGAAAAATCCGCCTATGAACGTTGAATTCTCGGTCGTCGTACCGCTTTACAACAAGGAGCGCGAAGTAGGTGCGGCGCTCGACTCGGTGTTGGGACAGCGCCGGCTGCCCCGTGAAATAATCGTTGTGGACGACGGTTCGACCGACGGCGGTGCTGCGGTTGTAGGCGGTTATACATCGCCTTTGATACGTCTCGTGACCCAGAAGAATGCGGGGGTTTCGGCGGCCCGTAACCGGGGGGCGGTTCTGGCACGGAGCGAGTATATTGCCTTTCTCGATGCCGACGACCGCTGGCAGCCCGGTTATCTCGAAAAGATGGCATTCCTGATAGAACAGTATCCCGATTGCGGTGCCTATGCGGCTGCGTTCGACATCGTGAGCGGCGACCGGATATACTCCAACGTACATCCGGCACAGGAGGGAATCGTTCCCGACTTTTTCCGGGAGGCGATGCGTTCCTATATTTGCCAGCCCTCGGCAACGGTCGTTCCGCGTGGCGTTTTTCAGGAGCTCGGGGGGTTTCCGGAAGGGATGAAGATAGGGGAAGACCTCTATTTCTGGATACGGCTGGCAAGCCGTTACCGGATTTGTTTCACGCCGGAAAACCTCGTCCTTTACAGTCGGACGGCTTCGAACCGCTCGGCCGGAATCTATACACCCGAACGGACGGTCTATTCGTTTGAAGATTTGTACTGTCCGCAGGAGGAGAATTCTTTCCGAAACGAGTATATCGCCCGCTGTGCCATCGGAAAGGCATTGACATTGAGTGCTAAGGGAG
Proteins encoded:
- the sppA gene encoding signal peptide peptidase SppA; amino-acid sequence: MKNFFKTFGAALLAFFVGTVLMWFVLFSIIGGIAASFGQRQVYVPSDAVLVVDFRSGIVDSPDNRFGAFDVNRRRLETSNTMLEVTDAVRLAASDPNIKGIYINIAGSGAVNYGNMEELRSELLRFKESGKFVVAYNEVYSQPAYWLSSAADRVFIHPEGFMDWRGVAANVMFYKGLLDKLGVDVEIIRHGTFKSAVEPYITDRMSPANRLQMTTLVNSLWDVMLADISESRGIPADKLRQYAEEMAVREPDDALRFGFVDGVLYRDEMADMLSALCRGEELSAASVSEHTDFNAVSLGDYIAARAVHARKVSKNKVALIYADGQIVDGESYPGAVGGATLADQIAQAREDNGVKAVVLRVNSPGGSALASDVVWREMELCREVKPVVVSMGGVAASGGYYISAPADVILADRTTQTGSIGVFGMKLNLEKTLRDKVGITVDVAKTNAYADMGSIARPLMPAERAFLQGQVEKTYGTFVEHVAAGRNMTFEQVDEIGQGRVWLGTEAKKNGLVDGFGGLSDAVALAADRAGIAADFRVYEILSEPDSFAAFLSMFSARMQRFSAACVHGELGEAFVHYDMLSRTLREDGVMALMPYTISFE
- a CDS encoding Mrp/NBP35 family ATP-binding protein, with product MTEYENRIKSVLGGIVHPETGEDIVSSGIVEHITANGQDAVITLAFRKRRDPFANSIKRQVTAAVTEAFPELAGKIAVTEKEEAPAPPVKEKVSSTAGIRHILAIASGKGGVGKSTVTANLAVTLRDMGYSVGILDADIYGPSMPKMFGVEGYTPQAILRDEQEYILPAETGGIKIASIGFFISPDDALIWRGPMATTALKQLLHQTLWEGLDYLLIDLPPGTGDVHLSVVGEVKVNGAIVVSTPQQVAVADVRRGVNMFRAEGIDVPVLGIIENMAWFTPAELPNNRYYLFGKGGARNMARTEGIDFLGDIPIVQSVMEGGENGTPAVSIHPEVKKYYREIADKIVEKLEKTDR
- the nadA gene encoding quinolinate synthase NadA — encoded protein: MADNTTLADKIAALKREKNAVILAHYYTRPEVQQVADFIGDSLALSQAAAATDADIILFAGVYFMAETAKVLSPGKKVLIPDPAAGCSLADSCSAADFRRFRERYPDHKVVAYVNTSVEVKALTDICCTSSNAVKIIRALEGQKILFAPDRNLGDYLKRVTGRDDIVLWDGACHVHEKFSLEKILELKREHPDAKVLAHPECKKPVLLAADFVGSTAAIIDYVGSDGGKKYIIVTESGILFELQEKYPEIDFIPAPPTDSTCGCNDCEYMKLVTLPKIYDALVNESPEVVIDEEVRRRAEGSIRNMLGMSK
- a CDS encoding type I phosphoribosyltransferase; translation: MTLETVRNRIRFYRDFPKEGILFIDLLPLLGDSDIFAWVVREIAVRISSPNVAVPEARGFLFASPLLTVPGGVKSLLIFRKSGKLPARADDLVKIPIEKEYGDDSLYFRKSDLKAARTEDGSVEVTVFDDVLATGGTAEGMALELNRLTVETAAGLLPVRVREFVFLAEIADIGARSRLERIAPVESLLRF
- a CDS encoding DHH family phosphoesterase; translation: MKDLEQKIEILKGYITDTPKHIAILAHTNPDGDAIGSSLAWAKVLRSLGHDVQCLVPNKYPGFLSWMPGIRDVIIAKEENERAIGAVDNADIIFFLDFNRIDRLENLSRHIIDNRKAVRILIDHHLDPPTDEYTLVFSDPTSCSTSYLVYQITERLTGLDVFDREAAESLYVGIMTDTGNFSFSFLTPGLFRAVAGLIEKGINIPDINSKVYNSYSEGRVRLLGYVLLDKMRMIENGRAAYIALKENEMRRFDFQVGDSEGFVNYPLSIASVQMSAMFIETHKFIRISFRSRGDVDVSLFASKYFNGGGHKNASGGKSYDTIEKTVARFEQAVTEFFHPAKMPE